One Fusobacterium nucleatum genomic window carries:
- a CDS encoding ATP-binding protein, whose product MENFEKEINRIKIFIPSFLSSLSTVRAMVRVYLREHHISELDEIQILSVVDELTTNAVEHAYSNDKGEIEIVLNFYKKTIFLTVEDFGKGYDESLDSKEDGGFGLSIARKLVDVFKIEKKTKGTVFKVEKKIKEAV is encoded by the coding sequence ATGGAAAATTTTGAAAAAGAAATAAATAGAATAAAAATATTTATTCCTTCTTTTTTAAGTAGCTTATCCACAGTTAGAGCTATGGTCAGAGTATATCTCAGAGAACATCATATAAGTGAGTTAGATGAAATTCAAATACTTTCAGTAGTGGATGAATTGACTACTAATGCAGTAGAGCATGCTTATAGTAATGATAAAGGTGAGATAGAAATAGTACTAAATTTTTATAAGAAAACTATTTTCTTAACTGTTGAAGATTTTGGAAAAGGTTATGATGAAAGCTTAGACAGTAAAGAAGATGGTGGATTTGGTTTATCAATTGCTAGAAAGTTAGTGGATGTTTTTAAAATTGAAAAGAAAACAAAGGGAACGGTTTTTAAAGTTGAAAAGAAAATTAAGGAGGCAGTATAA
- the miaA gene encoding tRNA (adenosine(37)-N6)-dimethylallyltransferase MiaA, whose translation MNILNKAIVIAGPTGVGKTKISIDLASELNAEIISSDSAQVYRGLNIGTAKITEEEMQGIKHHLIDIVEPMSKYSVGNFEKDVNKILNQNPEKNFLLVGGTGLYLNSVTNGLSILPEADKKTRDYLSTLDNQTLLELAFKYDEEATKEIHPNNRVRLERVVEVFLLTGQKFSELSKKNIKNNNFKFLKIALERDRENLYDRINKRVDIMFAQGLVDEVKNLYEIYGEKLYKLNIIGYNEIIDYINGIISLDEANYRIKLNSRHYAKRQFTWFKADNEYQWFNLDRISEQEIVKSIYTMFNIKA comes from the coding sequence TTGAATATTTTGAATAAGGCTATTGTTATAGCAGGTCCTACTGGTGTTGGAAAAACTAAAATTTCAATAGATTTGGCTAGTGAATTAAATGCAGAAATTATATCTTCTGATTCTGCACAAGTTTATAGAGGTTTAAATATAGGGACTGCTAAAATAACAGAAGAAGAAATGCAAGGGATAAAACATCATTTGATAGATATTGTTGAACCAATGTCAAAATATAGTGTTGGAAATTTTGAAAAAGATGTAAATAAAATATTAAATCAAAATCCTGAAAAGAATTTTTTATTGGTTGGTGGAACAGGGTTATATTTGAATTCTGTAACCAATGGATTATCTATTTTACCAGAAGCTGATAAAAAAACTAGGGATTATTTGTCAACTTTAGATAATCAAACTTTACTTGAACTAGCTTTTAAATATGATGAAGAAGCCACAAAAGAAATTCATCCTAACAATAGAGTTAGGTTAGAGAGAGTAGTTGAAGTTTTTTTATTGACTGGGCAAAAATTTTCAGAACTTTCTAAAAAAAATATTAAAAATAATAATTTTAAATTTTTAAAAATTGCTTTGGAAAGAGATAGAGAAAATCTATATGATAGAATAAATAAAAGAGTGGATATAATGTTTGCTCAAGGTTTAGTAGATGAAGTAAAAAATTTATATGAAATCTATGGTGAAAAATTATATAAATTAAATATAATAGGTTATAATGAAATTATAGATTATATCAATGGTATAATTAGTTTAGATGAAGCAAATTATAGAATTAAATTAAATTCAAGACATTATGCTAAAAGGCAATTTACTTGGTTCAAAGCAGATAATGAATATCAATGGTTTAATCTTGATAGAATTTCAGAACAGGAAATTGTAAAAAGTATATACACAATGTTTAATATCAAGGCTTGA
- the obgE gene encoding GTPase ObgE: MFIDEVIITVKAGNGGDGSAAFRREKFVQFGGPDGGDGGKGGDVVFIADSNINTLIDFKFKKLFKAQNGENGQKKQMYGKKGEDLIIKVPVGTQVRDFTTGKLILDMSVNGEQRVLLRGGKGGYGNVHFKNSIRKAPKIAEKGGEGAEIKVKLELKLLADVALVGYPSVGKSSFINKVSAANSKVGSYHFTTLEPKLGVVRLEEGKSFVIADIPGLIEGAHEGVGLGDKFLKHIERCKMIYHIVDAAEIEGRDCIEDFEKINHELKKFSEKLASKKQIVIANKMDLIWDMGKYNKFKDYLAEKGIEIYPVSVLLNEGLKEILYKTYDMLSHIEREPLEEETDITKLLKELRIEKEDFEITRDEEDAIVVGGRIVDDVLAKYVIGMDDESLVTFLHMMRNLGMEEALQEFGVQDGDTVKIADVEFEYFE; the protein is encoded by the coding sequence ATGTTTATAGATGAAGTTATAATAACAGTTAAAGCCGGGAATGGTGGAGATGGTTCTGCAGCTTTTAGAAGAGAAAAATTTGTCCAATTTGGAGGACCAGATGGTGGAGATGGTGGAAAAGGTGGAGATGTAGTATTTATTGCTGATTCCAATATCAATACTCTTATTGACTTTAAATTTAAAAAATTGTTTAAAGCTCAAAATGGAGAAAATGGACAAAAGAAACAAATGTATGGAAAAAAGGGGGAAGATTTAATAATTAAAGTTCCAGTGGGAACACAAGTTAGAGATTTTACAACTGGAAAATTAATTCTTGATATGAGTGTAAACGGAGAGCAAAGAGTTTTATTAAGAGGTGGAAAAGGTGGTTATGGTAATGTCCACTTTAAAAACTCTATAAGAAAAGCTCCAAAGATAGCAGAAAAAGGTGGAGAAGGAGCAGAAATAAAAGTTAAATTAGAATTAAAACTTTTAGCTGATGTTGCTCTTGTTGGTTATCCATCAGTTGGAAAATCTAGTTTTATAAATAAGGTTTCTGCTGCAAATTCTAAGGTAGGAAGCTATCACTTTACAACTCTTGAACCAAAACTTGGAGTTGTAAGATTGGAAGAAGGAAAATCTTTTGTTATAGCTGATATACCTGGGCTTATTGAAGGAGCTCATGAAGGAGTAGGGCTTGGAGATAAATTTTTAAAACATATTGAAAGATGCAAAATGATTTATCATATAGTTGATGCTGCTGAAATTGAAGGTAGAGATTGTATTGAAGATTTTGAAAAAATTAATCATGAATTAAAAAAATTTAGTGAAAAATTAGCTAGTAAAAAGCAAATAGTTATAGCTAATAAAATGGACTTAATTTGGGATATGGGAAAGTACAATAAGTTTAAAGATTATTTAGCAGAAAAAGGAATAGAAATTTATCCTGTATCTGTACTTTTAAATGAAGGTTTAAAAGAAATTTTATACAAAACTTATGATATGTTATCTCATATTGAAAGAGAACCTTTGGAAGAAGAAACAGATATTACAAAATTATTGAAAGAATTAAGAATAGAAAAAGAAGATTTTGAAATCACAAGAGATGAAGAAGATGCAATAGTTGTTGGTGGAAGAATAGTAGATGATGTTTTAGCAAAATATGTAATAGGAATGGATGATGAATCGTTAGTAACTTTCTTACATATGATGAGAAATTTAGGAATGGAGGAAGCTCTACAAGAATTTGGTGTACAAGATGGAGATACAGTAAAAATAGCAGATGTAGAGTTTGAATATTTTGAATAA
- a CDS encoding DDE-type integrase/transposase/recombinase, translating to MRDTKACITAIVKTINKYPELQKELNFALDAYTAYPLELQYIAKEYNIKINHSSVKGLPIQVNEDSDTRIAKQQIERLNRTFKESYRITTGYGTLKGAIASFKLWMLYYNYLRIKGNSAINSLEFIDKRNDISNLLMPVKWVMIIKYSIQNFIT from the coding sequence ATGCGAGATACTAAAGCTTGTATTACAGCAATAGTAAAGACTATTAATAAATATCCCGAGCTTCAGAAAGAATTAAATTTTGCTTTGGATGCTTATACTGCCTATCCACTAGAACTTCAATATATCGCAAAAGAGTATAACATTAAAATTAACCACTCATCTGTAAAAGGTCTCCCAATACAAGTAAATGAAGACAGCGATACTAGAATAGCTAAGCAGCAAATTGAAAGACTTAATCGTACCTTCAAAGAAAGTTATAGAATAACCACAGGTTATGGTACATTAAAGGGAGCAATAGCCTCTTTTAAATTATGGATGTTATACTACAATTATCTACGTATCAAAGGTAATAGTGCAATTAATTCACTTGAATTTATAGATAAAAGAAATGATATTTCAAATTTATTAATGCCAGTAAAATGGGTAATGATAATTAAGTATAGTATCCAAAATTTTATAACCTGA